The Candidatus Thorarchaeota archaeon genomic interval CATCATCTAGGGCCTTCTTTGCCGCTTTTTTGTAGAGGTTGCCCATATTCTTGGCACACGTAAGGAAATACTCCTTGTTGCCGAGTTTATGGCAGGCAAATGCGGCCCATAGATATGCTTGCGCAGCAGTTTCAGTCATTCTTTCCAGAAGGGCTTCTTTGGCTGCATTCTCAAATAGCGTAAGAGCCGTATCATGCTCACTGATTTGCCTGTACTGCGTCGCTGCTTCGAAATAGCCTTTAGCTGCAGATTTATGGTCATCATTCTCCAAGCTTGCTTCTGCGTAAATGTGATAATTCTCAGCTGAATTGCGAGTCATCTGTTCGACTCGATCAAGATAGCATGCTGCGGCCTGTTCGTACTGATTGGCAGCCTGGTAATACTTCTCGACTTCTACAAACTCTCCGGCTAGCCGTTCCCACTGGCTACAATCTTGTTCCATATCATTCTAACCCCGCTGGGTGGGCTCTATTGGATTGCGGCAAGAGCCAATTCTCATCATCATCCATACTTGAGTAATAGAAATATCTTGTGTCGATGAACCACTTCGATAGATGCAAAACACGAGTCTACTATTGTTGCTCTGGGTTTTGAAACTAGGTGTCTTTTTCTTTGATGTCATTCCTGCGCGGACCTATGATTCGCGCAATTCCTGGAGGATTTCGGTGGCTCTCTCAGTATTGATTTTGCCTTCCTTCACGAGAATATCCGCTACTTTCTGGATTTCTTCACCTGAAGCTCCTGCTGTGGCTGCTACATTTCTTGCGTGCAACGCCATATGGCCTTCCTGTATCCCCTCTGATGCCAAAGCTCGCAAGGCAGCAAGGTTCTGAGCCAGACCTACACTGGCAACTACTTCTGCCAGTTCATCTGCGCTTTCCACACCCAGAATATCAACACACGCCCTAGCAACAGGGTGCACTTTTGTGGCTCCGCCAACAAGACCCACTGCGAGTGGCAATTCTATAGAACCAATTAGGTTGCCATCATCAGCTTTCTCGTACTTTGTGAGACTGCTGTAGCCTCCTATTGCTGCGTAGCTGTGTGCTCCAGATTCAATTGCTCGGAAATCATTTCCAGTCGCTATGATCACTGCATCTATTCCATTCATGACACCTTTGTTGTGAGTTGCACATCTGTAGGGATCTGCTTCTGCAAATGCCCAAGCGTCAAGAATTCCATCGACAACTTCTTCTCCACCTAGCTCCTCTGCATCGAATTTCGCACTAGCATGGACAAGTCGTCTATCAGCTAGGTTTGAAAGGATACGTAGAAGGACCTGTCCGCCTGTGATTTGTTCGATGAGTGGAGCTACTGCTTCAGCCATTGTATTGACCGCATTTGCTCCCATGGCATCTTTCGTGTCCACCAAAAGCTCAGTAATCATCATCGGTCCGCGGGTAGTGTGAATGACTCGTGTTCGCAGATCCTTGGCCCCTCCACCTAGTTTGACAAGAATCGGGTCCTGTTCATTTGCAAGATCAAGTATTTCATCCTTGGAATTCAGAACATCAATACTTGCAGAATGGGGGGCAGAAACTCTAACTGCTTGAATCTGAGCAATCATCACTGAGTCTCGCTGTATTGCTTTGAATCCACCATGGATTCTTGCGATCTTAGCAGCATGGCTTGCTGCGGCAACCACCGAGGGTTCTTCGATTGCCATTGGAACCAAGTAATCGGCGCCGTTGATTTTGAAATTCGTGGCGATTCCCAAAGGGAGCGTCATGGAACCAATGACATTTTCAATCATGTGGTCAAGAATTCCTATCTCAACTCGTCCAGGGTTGACCAATGGGCCAAGTGTTTCATCATCAAGGCCGGTCAACTGCATGAGTTTATTGATTCTCTCTTCCCGGGGGAGGTTGTAGAAGCCAGATAACCTCGAATCTTCGACCATATTCAATGACTCCGGGTAAGAATCAGCAAGTGGATACCTAATAAGAGTGATGGGAGCGGGGGATACACTCTGATGGATGATGCTTCGTTAGACTTAAGACAACTAGACTAATGCCTCTCAAATGGTAGTTATCGATGTCCGGAGACAAAGACTTCAGCGACGTTATTTCCGCTTTAGCAGTAAAGAGAGGCTTCTTCTGGGGTCCATCCCCCGAAATATATGGTGGAAGTTCCGGATTCTATGATTTGGGCCCCCTCGGCAAACTTCTGAAGAACCGCCTTGAGCGAGTAATCAGAAAGGAATTTGTGAAGGCTGATTTCTGGGAAATCGAGAGCCCAACGGTAGCTCCTCGAGAGGTATGGGAAGCTTCGGGACATCTCGAAGGCTTCATCGACCCTATAGTC includes:
- a CDS encoding hydroxymethylglutaryl-CoA reductase, degradative, whose amino-acid sequence is MVEDSRLSGFYNLPREERINKLMQLTGLDDETLGPLVNPGRVEIGILDHMIENVIGSMTLPLGIATNFKINGADYLVPMAIEEPSVVAAASHAAKIARIHGGFKAIQRDSVMIAQIQAVRVSAPHSASIDVLNSKDEILDLANEQDPILVKLGGGAKDLRTRVIHTTRGPMMITELLVDTKDAMGANAVNTMAEAVAPLIEQITGGQVLLRILSNLADRRLVHASAKFDAEELGGEEVVDGILDAWAFAEADPYRCATHNKGVMNGIDAVIIATGNDFRAIESGAHSYAAIGGYSSLTKYEKADDGNLIGSIELPLAVGLVGGATKVHPVARACVDILGVESADELAEVVASVGLAQNLAALRALASEGIQEGHMALHARNVAATAGASGEEIQKVADILVKEGKINTERATEILQELRES